A single window of Gossypium arboreum isolate Shixiya-1 chromosome 13, ASM2569848v2, whole genome shotgun sequence DNA harbors:
- the LOC108463482 gene encoding uncharacterized protein LOC108463482, with protein sequence MATPPTPLLKINLWTIRSEYCRIIKAHSRHFLALSLLFLLPFSFFLSIYPFIAIEFYLSFLQQDPSIFPTKTFILNLLYTLPISIFSLLATGSITYSIFHGFYGRPIKLLSAIKAAFTSFFHLFSTCLVTQLIVSGISLILSLAFSAVVILGIQFHYPSPYFIFLCLVYMIILLFIVVHLQVNWIFAYVVIVVESSWGFKPLKRSRNLVKGMKGVALKIILFFGFFISINTWRSVMTYGDSAADKWTSWLFVLNIFVTSTFSMVFMFYNLAANTVFYIYAKGLHGELAEDEEFAAKYVSLAVDDGKAPHVVSVV encoded by the coding sequence ATGGCAACGCCACCAACACCGCTCTTAAAGATCAACCTCTGGACCATCCGGTCTGAATACTGCCGGATAATCAAAGCCCACTCCCGCCACTTCCTAGCTCTCTCACTCCTCTTCCTCCTCCCTTTCTCTTTCTTCTTATCCATCTACCCCTTCATCGCCATTGAATTCTACCTCAGCTTCCTTCAGCAAGATCCCTCCATCTTCCCCACTAAAACCTTTATCCTCAATCTCCTTTACACCCTCCCCATCTCCATCTTCTCCCTCTTGGCAACCGGTTCCATCACTTACAGCATTTTCCACGGCTTTTACGGTCGACCCATCAAGCTTTTATCCGCTATTAAGGCAGCTTTCACTTCCTTCTTCCATCTCTTCTCGACTTGCCTTGTAACCCAGCTTATCGTTTCTGGGATCAGTTTGATCCTTAGTTTAGCCTTTTCTGCAGTAGTCATTTTAGGCATCCAATTTCATTACCCTTCAccttatttcattttcctttgcCTTGTTTACATGATTATTCTCTTGTTTATTGTGGTTCATTTACAAGTGAATTGGATATTTGCTTACGTAGTTATCGTCGTTGAATCAAGCTGGGGATTTAAACCATTAAAGCGAAGTCGAAATTTAGTTAAAGGAATGAAAGGGGTTGCTTTGAAGATTATACTGTTTTTCGGCTTCTTCATTTCGATTAATACCTGGCGCTCAGTTATGACATACGGAGATTCAGCTGCTGATAAATGGACAAGTTGGCTTTTTGTTTTGAATATTTTCGTCACTTCGACCTTCTCTATGGtgtttatgttttataatttGGCTGCAAATACAGTTTTCTATATATATGCCAAGGGTCTACATGGAGAGCTTGCTGAAGATGAGGAATTTGCAGCCAAGTATGTAAGTTTGGCTGTTGATGATGGGAAAGCTCCTCATGTTGTTTCAGTCGTTTAA